In Deltaproteobacteria bacterium, the following are encoded in one genomic region:
- the rbfA gene encoding 30S ribosome-binding factor RbfA has product MARNRQNTGIPRSQRVGDLLIEFVSRLLSRSLNDPRLASVTLTGTDVRPDLKHATLYFTVRDGEASGNDALLGLRAATGFIRNRIAADLDLRFVPDLEFVHDEAPDRARRIEDLLGQVRSKA; this is encoded by the coding sequence GTGGCTAGAAATCGTCAAAACACAGGCATTCCGCGTTCGCAGCGCGTAGGCGACTTGCTGATCGAGTTCGTTTCACGGCTGTTGTCGCGCTCGCTTAACGATCCGCGGCTCGCTTCGGTGACGCTGACCGGGACGGACGTGCGTCCCGACCTCAAGCACGCCACTCTCTACTTCACGGTGCGCGACGGTGAAGCTTCCGGGAACGACGCGCTTCTGGGCCTGCGCGCGGCCACGGGGTTCATCCGAAATCGGATCGCCGCCGACCTCGATCTGCGCTTCGTACCCGACCTCGAGTTCGTCCATGACGAGGCCCCGGACCGTGCCCGGCGCATCGAGGACCTTCTCGGCCAGGTCCGGTCCAAGGCCTGA
- the truB gene encoding tRNA pseudouridine(55) synthase TruB, protein MHLVTSGILLVDKPEGPSSARVVATAKRITGARKVGHLGTLDPFASGLLPLAVNEGTKVAQHFLDADKGYTGAIALGAETDTQDRTGEVRVRRDVPRLGRPELEALRREFSGSLRQVPPMYSALRQDGTRLYELARKGVEVGREARDIRVEITRLEQAAPAELEFDLTCSKGTYVRTLAADIGSALGCGGHLSRLRRVTSGPFHIGDAVTLDALTELSDAGAVPLVPLNQALGHLRGAVVDGAAADGLRRGLQGALAGIGMPDPGETTRRVVDQDGELVALIGWEAMVRRWQILRVLNRSG, encoded by the coding sequence ATGCATCTGGTCACGAGCGGCATCCTGCTGGTGGACAAGCCGGAGGGCCCATCCTCGGCTCGGGTGGTGGCCACGGCCAAGCGCATCACGGGCGCGCGCAAGGTCGGGCACCTGGGCACGCTGGATCCGTTCGCTTCCGGGCTCCTGCCGCTGGCGGTCAACGAAGGGACCAAGGTCGCGCAGCACTTCCTGGACGCGGACAAGGGTTACACCGGCGCCATCGCGCTCGGCGCCGAGACCGATACACAGGACCGCACCGGCGAGGTGCGGGTGCGGCGCGACGTCCCGCGGCTGGGTCGGCCGGAACTCGAGGCACTGCGCCGGGAGTTCAGTGGCAGCCTGCGCCAGGTACCGCCCATGTATTCGGCGCTCAGGCAGGACGGAACCCGGCTCTACGAACTCGCGCGCAAGGGCGTCGAAGTGGGACGGGAGGCGCGCGACATCCGGGTGGAGATCACGCGTCTGGAGCAAGCGGCGCCGGCGGAACTGGAGTTCGATCTGACCTGTTCCAAGGGCACCTACGTGCGCACCCTGGCCGCCGACATCGGCAGCGCCCTGGGTTGCGGCGGCCACCTGAGCCGCCTGCGGCGGGTGACGTCCGGTCCGTTTCACATCGGCGACGCCGTCACGCTGGACGCTCTGACGGAGCTTTCGGATGCCGGTGCCGTCCCGCTGGTGCCGCTGAACCAGGCCTTGGGCCACCTGCGCGGCGCCGTCGTGGACGGGGCCGCGGCCGACGGGCTCAGGCGCGGTCTCCAGGGCGCCCTGGCCGGCATCGGGATGCCCGACCCCGGCGAGACCACCCGCCGGGTGGTGGATCAGGACGGCGAACTCGTGGCGCTGATCGGCTGGGAAGCGATGGTGCGAAGGTGGCAGATCCTGCGGGTCCTCAACCGCTCCGGATGA
- a CDS encoding ribosome maturation factor RimP translates to MTTRETLERLWEFVEPLAADQGLEVVEIELRHEGRAGRVLRVYLDLVEKQDETEAPGLDELSRVSRELSDLLDVYDVVEGAYTLEISSPGVNRPLRKPEHFARFVGQRVRLQTEEMIGGRKKFLGPLHGAAGDGVVVLQDGREVFIPFGLIVKANVEYEWVST, encoded by the coding sequence ATGACGACGCGCGAGACATTGGAGCGCCTCTGGGAGTTCGTCGAGCCGCTGGCCGCCGACCAGGGTCTGGAGGTAGTGGAGATCGAGTTGAGGCATGAAGGGAGAGCGGGGCGCGTGCTGCGGGTCTACCTCGACTTGGTGGAGAAACAGGACGAGACGGAGGCACCCGGCCTCGACGAGCTGAGCCGGGTGAGCCGCGAGCTCAGCGACCTGCTGGACGTCTACGACGTCGTGGAGGGCGCGTACACGCTGGAGATATCGTCCCCCGGTGTCAATCGTCCCCTGCGCAAGCCCGAACATTTCGCGCGCTTCGTGGGACAAAGGGTCCGGCTCCAGACCGAGGAGATGATCGGCGGCCGGAAAAAGTTTCTGGGACCGCTGCACGGCGCCGCCGGGGACGGCGTCGTGGTGCTGCAGGACGGGCGGGAGGTCTTTATTCCGTTCGGCCTGATCGTCAAGGCGAACGTCGAGTACGAGTGGGTGTCAACCTGA
- a CDS encoding pitrilysin family protein, with translation MFQKTILDNGVRILTEQRSGTRAVSLGIWVENGSRYEEPRQGGLSHFLEHLLFKGTKTRSAQRIAEEMDAVGGVLNAFTGKENTCYYAKVVDEHLPLAVDVLSDLFLDSVFDPEEIERERTVILQEIASADENPEDFVHDLFSLDYFGDHPLGRAVGGEVDTVSAFTRDDLVGFMAERYLPGRIIVAGAGNLSHAELVDAVGGAFGALEAKPLQAPAAAPKPHSGVFHHARKLGQVHICLGVPALPHGDPRNYVAHVCNTLLGGGMSSRLFQEIRERRGKAYSVYSFLAPYRDTGYLGVYVGTKAEWAREVMDLAVDEMAKVAAGQATEEELGRAREQLVGHTLLGLESADSWMTHMTRSEMHRGTQISVEEITRAVRDVTLDAVTELARELFTPGAMTATLLGDLEGHSVEGVQFGGTALEAVAVNP, from the coding sequence ATGTTCCAAAAGACGATTCTGGACAACGGCGTCAGGATTCTTACCGAACAGCGCTCCGGGACCCGGGCGGTGAGTCTCGGCATCTGGGTGGAGAACGGCTCCCGCTACGAAGAGCCGCGTCAGGGGGGGTTGTCCCACTTCCTGGAGCACCTGCTGTTCAAGGGCACGAAGACGCGTAGCGCGCAACGGATCGCCGAGGAGATGGACGCCGTCGGCGGGGTGCTCAACGCCTTCACCGGCAAGGAAAACACCTGCTACTACGCCAAGGTGGTGGACGAGCACCTGCCCTTGGCCGTCGACGTCCTGAGCGACCTCTTTCTCGACTCTGTATTCGACCCGGAGGAGATCGAGCGCGAGCGCACCGTGATCCTTCAGGAGATCGCCTCGGCGGACGAGAACCCCGAGGACTTCGTCCACGACCTGTTCAGCCTCGACTACTTCGGCGACCATCCCCTGGGTCGGGCGGTGGGCGGTGAAGTGGATACCGTCTCCGCCTTCACCCGGGACGATCTCGTCGGGTTCATGGCCGAGCGCTATCTGCCCGGCCGGATCATCGTCGCCGGCGCGGGGAATCTCTCGCATGCCGAGCTGGTGGACGCGGTGGGCGGCGCCTTCGGCGCCCTCGAGGCCAAGCCGTTGCAGGCTCCGGCGGCGGCACCGAAGCCCCACTCCGGCGTGTTCCACCACGCGCGCAAGCTCGGGCAGGTGCACATCTGCCTGGGAGTGCCGGCGCTGCCGCACGGCGATCCGCGGAACTACGTGGCGCACGTCTGCAACACGCTGCTCGGGGGCGGTATGAGCTCGCGCCTGTTCCAGGAGATACGCGAGCGGCGCGGCAAGGCCTACTCGGTTTATTCGTTCCTGGCACCCTACCGGGATACCGGCTACCTCGGCGTCTACGTCGGCACCAAGGCGGAGTGGGCGCGGGAAGTCATGGATCTCGCCGTGGACGAGATGGCCAAGGTGGCCGCGGGTCAAGCGACCGAGGAGGAGCTTGGCCGGGCGCGCGAGCAACTCGTCGGGCACACCCTGCTGGGCCTCGAGTCCGCGGACTCGTGGATGACGCATATGACCCGGAGCGAGATGCACCGCGGTACGCAGATTTCCGTGGAGGAGATCACCCGCGCCGTGCGCGATGTCACCCTGGACGCAGTGACCGAACTGGCCCGGGAGCTGTTCACCCCCGGCGCCATGACCGCCACTCTGCTGGGCGACCTGGAAGGTCACAGCGTCGAAGGTGTCCAGTTCGGTGGCACGGCTCTCGAGGCCGTCGCGGTCAATCCCTGA
- the dut gene encoding dUTP diphosphatase — MADVKVQIKRVRDGKAAVPLPRYMTEGSAGLDLAAAVEDEVVLAPLERALIPTGFALALPPGFEAQLRPRSGLALKHGVTLVNSPGTIDSDYRGEVQLAVINLGREPAIIRHGDRIAQMVVQRVPRVRLEEVDELPASTRDAGGFGHTGAQDPGTRRT; from the coding sequence ATGGCCGACGTCAAGGTCCAGATCAAGCGGGTGAGGGACGGCAAGGCCGCCGTTCCTTTGCCGCGTTACATGACCGAGGGTTCGGCGGGGCTGGATCTGGCCGCCGCGGTGGAAGACGAGGTCGTGCTGGCTCCATTGGAGCGGGCGCTGATACCCACCGGCTTCGCGCTGGCCCTGCCGCCGGGCTTCGAGGCGCAGCTCCGTCCCCGAAGCGGGCTGGCGCTCAAGCACGGCGTCACCCTGGTGAACAGCCCCGGTACCATTGACTCGGACTACCGCGGCGAGGTGCAACTGGCGGTGATCAACCTGGGACGGGAGCCCGCGATCATCCGCCACGGCGACCGTATCGCCCAGATGGTGGTGCAGCGCGTCCCGCGGGTGCGATTGGAAGAGGTGGACGAGCTCCCCGCATCCACCCGTGACGCCGGCGGCTTCGGGCACACCGGCGCACAAGACCCGGGAACACGCAGAACATGA
- a CDS encoding DUF503 domain-containing protein, translating to MVIGVLKLVLILPENHSLKGKRSVLRKIQARVSNRFNVSTTECGDQDLWQRALLGFAAAGSNPRIVEATLREVMEFVHRMGLAELGESELRVLHE from the coding sequence ATGGTGATCGGCGTCCTCAAGCTGGTGCTGATCCTGCCGGAGAACCATTCCCTCAAGGGGAAACGCTCCGTGCTGCGCAAGATTCAAGCGCGCGTCTCCAACCGGTTCAATGTTTCCACGACGGAGTGCGGCGACCAGGACCTGTGGCAGCGGGCGTTGCTGGGATTCGCGGCCGCGGGCAGCAATCCGCGAATCGTGGAAGCCACGCTTCGTGAAGTGATGGAGTTTGTGCACCGCATGGGTCTGGCGGAACTGGGCGAGTCGGAACTCCGCGTACTGCACGAATAG
- the rpsO gene encoding 30S ribosomal protein S15: MESAREQTSETIRQFRLHDSDTGSPEVQVAIHSHRITYLTEHLRTHKKDHHTRMGLLRLVGKRRRLLDYLKKQDVQRYQTLIQRLGIRR; this comes from the coding sequence ATGGAATCAGCTCGGGAGCAGACCAGCGAGACGATCAGGCAATTCAGACTCCACGATTCGGACACCGGTTCGCCTGAAGTGCAGGTGGCGATTCACAGCCACCGCATCACCTACCTGACAGAGCATCTGAGAACACACAAGAAGGACCATCACACGCGGATGGGCCTGCTCAGGCTCGTCGGCAAAAGGCGGCGGCTTCTGGATTATCTCAAGAAACAGGATGTTCAGAGGTACCAGACCTTGATCCAGCGGCTGGGTATCCGTCGATAG
- the pnp gene encoding polyribonucleotide nucleotidyltransferase, which translates to MQTKIELDYCGRPLCVDVGKVALQADGAALVRFGETVVLATAVASKDIREEIDFFPLTVDYQEKTFAAGRIPGGFFKREGRPSEKEILNCRLIDRSIRPLFAGGLKAETQIIVTVLSADGENDTDAVSMFAASLAIEISDIPFNGPLAGVRVGRMDGEWVMNPIQSQIADCDVNIFLSGTRDGILMVEGGASVVPEEGVLDALFQGHQAIQPLIDLQEKLREQLGKPKRVAPQEEKDETLTAWVRERAQEKVKEAVCIADKKQRNSRVDEVGSEVMAAGGEEFPGREREIKGAFRALEKSQLRDLVVQRKRIDGRGLKDVRPITCDVNLLPRTHGSALFTRGETQALVVATLGTSSDAQRVDALTGEQFKKFMLHYNFPPYSTGEVKFLRSPGRREIGHGALAERALVPVLPEEDAFPYTLRVVSEILASNGSSSMASVCGGSLSLMDAGVPIKAPVAGIAMGLIKEGDEVRVLTDILGDEDHLGDMDFKVAGTREGITALQMDIKISGVTRAIMEEALYQAREGRLHILDIMDGTLAETRDDVSRHAPRITTIKVRPEKIRDIIGPGGKVIRGIVEATGTKIDVQDDGTVTVASSDEAGSRRALDMIEGIVAEVEIGRIYKGTVRRVMDFGAFVEILPGTDGLVHISQIADDHVRRVRDVLNEGDELLVKVLDVDRQGKIRLSRKEALKEEQTSDRV; encoded by the coding sequence ATGCAAACAAAGATCGAGTTGGATTATTGCGGTCGACCTCTATGTGTCGACGTCGGCAAGGTCGCCCTGCAGGCCGACGGCGCCGCGTTGGTGCGTTTCGGCGAGACTGTTGTCCTCGCCACCGCCGTGGCGTCCAAGGACATCCGCGAGGAGATCGACTTCTTCCCGCTCACTGTCGATTACCAGGAAAAGACCTTTGCCGCCGGGCGTATTCCCGGCGGTTTTTTCAAGCGCGAGGGACGCCCCTCGGAGAAGGAAATCCTCAACTGCCGCCTCATCGACCGGTCCATCCGGCCGCTGTTCGCCGGCGGTCTCAAGGCGGAGACGCAGATCATCGTCACGGTGCTGTCCGCGGACGGCGAGAACGACACCGACGCGGTTTCCATGTTCGCCGCGTCGCTGGCCATCGAAATATCCGACATCCCGTTCAACGGCCCTCTGGCCGGGGTCCGCGTGGGCCGCATGGACGGCGAGTGGGTCATGAATCCGATCCAGAGCCAGATTGCGGATTGCGACGTCAATATCTTCCTCTCGGGTACCCGGGACGGCATCCTGATGGTGGAGGGGGGCGCGTCGGTCGTGCCCGAGGAGGGCGTGCTGGACGCGCTCTTCCAGGGCCACCAGGCGATCCAGCCGCTCATCGACCTGCAGGAGAAGCTCCGGGAACAGCTCGGCAAGCCCAAGCGGGTGGCTCCCCAGGAAGAGAAGGACGAGACCTTGACCGCCTGGGTACGGGAGCGCGCTCAGGAGAAGGTCAAGGAGGCGGTGTGCATCGCCGACAAGAAGCAGCGCAATTCCCGCGTGGACGAAGTGGGCAGCGAAGTCATGGCCGCGGGCGGGGAAGAGTTTCCCGGGCGCGAACGGGAGATCAAGGGCGCCTTCCGGGCCCTGGAGAAGTCCCAGCTCCGCGACCTGGTGGTGCAGCGCAAGCGCATCGACGGCCGCGGCCTCAAGGACGTGCGCCCCATTACCTGTGACGTGAACCTCCTGCCGCGCACCCACGGCTCGGCCCTCTTCACCCGCGGCGAGACCCAGGCGCTGGTGGTGGCTACCCTCGGCACGTCCTCCGACGCGCAGCGCGTCGACGCCCTCACCGGCGAGCAGTTCAAGAAGTTCATGCTGCATTACAACTTCCCTCCCTACAGCACCGGCGAGGTGAAGTTCCTGCGCAGCCCGGGCCGGCGTGAGATCGGCCACGGCGCGCTGGCCGAACGCGCGCTGGTGCCCGTTCTTCCCGAGGAGGACGCATTCCCCTACACCTTGCGCGTGGTCTCCGAGATCCTCGCATCCAACGGGTCCAGTTCCATGGCGAGCGTCTGCGGCGGCTCCCTGTCGCTCATGGACGCCGGCGTTCCCATCAAGGCGCCGGTGGCGGGTATCGCCATGGGCCTCATCAAGGAAGGCGACGAGGTGCGGGTGCTGACCGACATCCTCGGCGACGAGGACCATCTCGGCGACATGGACTTCAAGGTGGCCGGCACCCGGGAAGGCATCACCGCGCTGCAGATGGACATCAAGATCAGCGGCGTCACCCGCGCGATCATGGAGGAGGCTCTGTACCAGGCGCGGGAAGGCCGCCTTCACATTCTCGACATCATGGACGGCACGCTGGCGGAGACGCGCGACGACGTTTCGCGCCACGCACCGCGCATCACCACCATCAAGGTGCGGCCCGAGAAGATCCGCGACATCATCGGACCGGGAGGCAAGGTCATCCGCGGCATCGTCGAGGCCACGGGCACGAAGATCGACGTGCAGGACGACGGCACCGTCACGGTGGCGTCCAGCGACGAGGCGGGCAGCCGCCGGGCGCTGGACATGATCGAGGGGATCGTCGCCGAGGTGGAGATCGGCCGCATCTACAAGGGCACGGTCCGGCGCGTGATGGACTTCGGCGCGTTCGTCGAGATCCTGCCGGGCACCGACGGACTGGTCCATATCTCGCAGATCGCCGATGACCATGTGCGGCGGGTGCGGGACGTGCTCAACGAGGGCGACGAGCTGCTCGTGAAGGTGCTGGACGTGGACCGGCAGGGCAAGATCCGTCTCAGCCGCAAGGAGGCTCTGAAGGAAGAGCAGACCTCCGACCGGGTGTAG
- the nusA gene encoding transcription termination factor NusA gives MQQDLNRVIEQVTKEKGIDREILVDAIESAMVSAAKKTFGADRTFEAQYNPDIGEIELFEAKIVVDDVADPETEIELDEARESLDPDVELGDELLMKIDSQVFGRIAAQAAKQNIVQRVRDVEREIIYNEFKDRQGELVHGIVQRFEKNNLIVNLGRTNAILPEKEQVPRERYRQGDRIRAYIVSVEMTSRGPQIVLSRTHPGMLIKLFEQEVPEIYEGIVEVKGAAREPGGRAKIAVVSNDADVDPVGACVGMKGTRVQSVVQELRGEKIDIVHWIPEQAEYVCRALAPAKVTKIFLDDDAHSMEVIVPDEQLSLAIGRKGQNVRLASRLTGWGIDARSESEAEEESRQARQSLSGVPGISEVMAELLYQSGFKSAEDLAEADSSTIHEITGIELEKAAVILEAGARHVEELREQAAREAEEAARAAEAAEETSEEEPEAPADAAADGEGKGETAPQDAEPAETPEQRAEHTE, from the coding sequence ATGCAGCAGGATCTAAACCGGGTCATCGAACAGGTAACCAAGGAAAAGGGCATCGACAGGGAGATCCTCGTCGATGCCATCGAGTCGGCCATGGTGTCGGCGGCCAAGAAGACGTTCGGGGCCGATCGCACCTTCGAGGCTCAGTACAACCCCGACATCGGTGAGATCGAACTGTTCGAGGCCAAGATCGTGGTGGACGACGTCGCCGACCCCGAAACCGAAATCGAACTGGATGAAGCGCGCGAGTCGCTGGATCCGGACGTGGAGCTGGGCGATGAACTGCTGATGAAGATCGACTCCCAGGTGTTCGGCCGGATCGCGGCGCAGGCGGCCAAGCAGAACATCGTCCAACGGGTGCGGGACGTCGAACGCGAGATCATCTACAACGAGTTCAAGGACCGTCAAGGCGAGTTGGTGCACGGCATCGTGCAGCGCTTCGAGAAGAACAACCTGATCGTCAATCTCGGCAGGACCAACGCGATCTTGCCGGAGAAGGAACAGGTGCCGCGCGAGCGCTACCGGCAGGGCGACCGCATCCGCGCCTATATCGTGAGCGTCGAGATGACCAGCCGCGGCCCCCAGATTGTCCTTTCGCGCACTCACCCGGGTATGCTCATCAAGCTGTTCGAGCAGGAAGTACCCGAGATTTACGAAGGCATCGTCGAGGTCAAGGGCGCGGCGCGAGAGCCGGGCGGACGCGCGAAGATCGCCGTGGTCTCCAACGATGCGGACGTGGACCCGGTGGGCGCGTGCGTGGGCATGAAGGGGACCCGGGTGCAGTCGGTGGTGCAGGAGCTGCGCGGCGAGAAGATCGACATCGTGCACTGGATTCCGGAGCAGGCCGAGTACGTCTGCCGGGCGCTCGCTCCCGCCAAGGTTACCAAGATCTTCCTCGACGACGACGCCCACAGCATGGAGGTGATCGTCCCGGACGAGCAGCTCTCACTGGCCATCGGACGAAAGGGCCAGAACGTCCGGCTGGCTTCCCGGCTCACCGGGTGGGGCATCGACGCGCGCAGCGAGTCGGAGGCGGAAGAGGAAAGCCGGCAGGCGCGGCAGTCGCTGTCGGGGGTGCCGGGCATCAGCGAGGTGATGGCGGAGTTGCTCTACCAGTCGGGATTCAAGTCGGCCGAGGACTTGGCGGAGGCCGATTCCTCCACCATCCATGAGATCACCGGCATCGAGCTGGAAAAGGCGGCCGTCATTCTGGAAGCCGGCGCGAGGCACGTGGAGGAACTGCGGGAGCAGGCGGCGCGAGAGGCGGAGGAGGCCGCGCGCGCGGCCGAGGCGGCCGAGGAGACGAGTGAAGAGGAACCCGAGGCGCCCGCGGATGCGGCCGCGGACGGCGAAGGGAAGGGCGAAACGGCGCCGCAGGACGCCGAACCGGCGGAGACGCCGGAGCAGAGGGCCGAACATACGGAATGA
- the infB gene encoding translation initiation factor IF-2, whose protein sequence is MSKLRVHQLAKQLEMEPKDLIALLDKIRVRGKKPQSSLDEAEIEAVKVAIAATEKPKVTVGEERVVVDRTITAEDQDMGEVQAHEKVTERRVRANVIRRRRSTVELVTRKPIHPVAPPPEEEEAAADAEATPVPAEFTPVAQPTIPAARPPETPSQPAASQEAAMGEAQEGAAQQAEPGEVAEQIVAEAAPPVDGVEETPASRAAAPADTAAADAAVTTPLGEPQQPAPAEAAATGANGAAAAAVEAGKAAPDSVPRPVGPRILGRIDLNRKPAPAPKPAVAAGDDKRGEPKPADSEGQEKAGKGGKGKKRVIRKQEVIELKERDFRSPRGRVLRKKRALPGKEQRKTEITVPKASKRVVRMAEVVTVGDMGRSMGVKAGEVIKKLMGLGMMATINQVLDFDTATLVANEFDYQVENVAFDVETALQGQHEVAEPEEALEPRPPVVTIMGHVDHGKTSLLDAIRSTHVTDAEAGGITQHIGAYHVRVEGRGVTFLDTPGHEAFTAMRARGAKVTDIVVLVVAADDGVMPQTIEAVDHARAAEVPIIVAVNKIDRPDADPERVQRGLSDHGLVPESWGGDTIFVPVSAVTREGIPSLLEMLLLQADLLEFKANPNKLARGAVVEAKLERGRGPVSTVLVQEGTLKVGDPIFAGPHHGKVRAMIDDQGRKVDQATPSIPVEILGLQGVPQAGEAFSALTDEATARQLAEYREDQQREAELAKTSKVSLEEFYDQIRASEVKELRVVLKGDVHGSVEALGDALTRISTDEVKIRAIHGSVGGITESDVLLASASNAIVIGFNVRPEPKATGLAVQQGVDLRLYTIIYEVLDDIRSAMEGMLEPVYREEFHARIQVREVFNIRGVGTIAGCAVSDGKIQRSSMIRLLRDQVVVHEGRLASLKRFKDDVREVGTGYECGIAIDGYHDVKVGDVIEGFEKIPVTRAQLRADGGGAAQLSADR, encoded by the coding sequence ATGAGCAAACTGAGAGTGCATCAACTGGCCAAGCAGCTCGAAATGGAGCCGAAGGATCTTATCGCCCTGCTCGACAAGATCCGGGTGCGCGGCAAGAAGCCTCAGAGCTCCCTCGACGAAGCCGAGATCGAGGCCGTCAAGGTGGCCATCGCCGCCACGGAGAAACCCAAGGTCACGGTCGGCGAGGAACGCGTGGTGGTGGATCGGACCATCACCGCGGAAGACCAGGACATGGGCGAGGTACAGGCGCACGAGAAGGTAACTGAGCGTCGCGTCCGCGCCAACGTCATCCGGCGTCGCCGAAGCACGGTCGAGCTGGTCACCCGCAAGCCCATTCACCCGGTGGCGCCTCCACCCGAGGAAGAGGAAGCGGCGGCGGACGCCGAGGCAACGCCGGTTCCCGCGGAATTCACCCCCGTCGCCCAGCCAACGATTCCCGCCGCGCGGCCTCCGGAGACGCCGTCCCAACCGGCGGCGTCTCAGGAAGCCGCGATGGGCGAGGCCCAAGAAGGCGCGGCACAGCAAGCGGAGCCGGGCGAGGTCGCCGAACAGATCGTCGCGGAAGCCGCGCCCCCGGTGGATGGTGTCGAGGAGACGCCGGCCTCGCGGGCGGCGGCGCCCGCGGATACGGCGGCCGCCGATGCGGCGGTCACCACCCCTCTCGGGGAGCCGCAGCAGCCGGCACCGGCCGAGGCCGCGGCGACCGGCGCCAACGGCGCGGCCGCGGCCGCGGTGGAGGCGGGCAAGGCCGCTCCGGACAGCGTGCCCCGGCCCGTGGGGCCGCGCATTCTCGGTCGCATCGACCTGAACCGCAAGCCGGCGCCCGCGCCCAAGCCGGCGGTTGCCGCGGGTGACGACAAACGGGGCGAACCCAAGCCGGCGGACTCCGAAGGCCAGGAAAAGGCCGGCAAGGGGGGCAAGGGCAAGAAGCGGGTCATTCGCAAGCAGGAAGTCATCGAGCTCAAGGAACGGGATTTCCGTTCGCCCCGCGGTCGGGTGCTGCGAAAGAAGCGTGCCCTGCCGGGGAAAGAACAGCGCAAGACCGAGATCACCGTGCCCAAGGCCAGCAAGCGAGTGGTGCGCATGGCCGAGGTGGTCACGGTGGGCGACATGGGCCGGTCCATGGGCGTCAAGGCGGGAGAGGTCATCAAGAAGCTGATGGGCCTGGGCATGATGGCCACCATCAACCAGGTGCTCGACTTCGATACGGCGACCCTCGTGGCCAATGAGTTCGACTACCAGGTCGAGAACGTGGCGTTCGACGTGGAGACCGCGCTTCAGGGCCAACATGAGGTAGCGGAGCCCGAAGAGGCGCTGGAGCCGCGGCCGCCGGTGGTCACGATCATGGGACACGTCGATCACGGCAAGACCTCGCTGCTCGACGCCATCCGCAGCACCCACGTCACCGACGCGGAGGCCGGCGGGATCACACAGCACATCGGCGCGTACCACGTCCGGGTGGAAGGGCGGGGCGTGACTTTCCTCGACACCCCCGGACACGAAGCCTTCACCGCCATGCGGGCGCGTGGGGCGAAGGTCACGGACATCGTGGTGCTGGTGGTGGCGGCCGACGACGGCGTCATGCCCCAGACCATCGAGGCGGTGGATCACGCGCGCGCGGCCGAGGTGCCGATCATCGTGGCGGTGAACAAGATCGACCGTCCCGACGCCGACCCCGAGCGGGTGCAGCGCGGCCTCTCCGACCACGGTCTGGTGCCCGAGAGCTGGGGCGGAGACACGATCTTCGTGCCGGTGTCCGCCGTAACCCGTGAAGGGATCCCGAGCCTGCTGGAGATGCTGTTGCTCCAGGCGGACCTGCTGGAGTTCAAGGCCAACCCCAACAAGCTGGCGCGGGGCGCCGTGGTGGAGGCCAAGCTGGAGCGGGGGCGCGGTCCGGTTTCCACGGTGTTGGTGCAGGAAGGGACTCTGAAGGTGGGCGATCCCATCTTCGCCGGACCCCATCACGGCAAGGTTCGCGCCATGATCGACGACCAGGGACGGAAGGTGGACCAGGCGACGCCGTCCATCCCGGTGGAGATCCTCGGACTGCAGGGCGTGCCGCAGGCCGGCGAGGCGTTCTCGGCCCTCACGGACGAGGCCACGGCCCGGCAGTTGGCCGAATACCGGGAAGATCAGCAGCGCGAGGCGGAGCTGGCCAAGACCAGCAAGGTCTCCCTGGAGGAGTTCTACGACCAGATCAGGGCGAGCGAGGTCAAGGAACTGCGCGTGGTGCTCAAGGGCGACGTCCACGGTTCGGTGGAAGCCCTCGGCGATGCGCTCACCCGGATATCCACGGACGAAGTCAAGATCCGCGCAATACACGGGTCGGTGGGCGGCATCACCGAAAGCGACGTGTTGCTGGCCAGTGCATCCAACGCCATCGTCATCGGTTTCAATGTCCGGCCCGAGCCCAAGGCCACGGGCCTGGCGGTACAGCAGGGAGTGGACTTGCGCCTCTACACCATCATCTACGAGGTGCTCGACGACATTCGCTCGGCCATGGAAGGGATGCTGGAGCCGGTGTACCGCGAGGAGTTCCACGCGCGCATACAGGTTCGCGAAGTGTTCAACATCCGCGGTGTCGGCACCATTGCGGGCTGCGCGGTTAGCGACGGCAAGATCCAGCGTTCCAGCATGATCCGTCTCCTGCGCGACCAGGTGGTGGTGCACGAGGGTCGGCTGGCAAGCCTCAAACGCTTCAAGGACGACGTGCGCGAAGTGGGCACGGGTTACGAATGCGGCATCGCCATCGACGGTTACCATGACGTCAAGGTCGGCGACGTTATCGAAGGTTTCGAGAAGATCCCTGTCACTCGCGCGCAATTGCGGGCCGATGGCGGTGGCGCCGCCCAGCTTTCCGCGGACCGGTAG